The Kribbella amoyensis genomic sequence CGGCGGCGGGCTCGGCTCGGCCGCGCGAACGGCGGCGGGAGCGACCTGGGTGTAACCACCGCTCCGGCTGACCAGGTACCCCTCGGCGACGAGCTGCTGGTACGCCTCGACCACGACGCCCCGGGACAGGCCGAGATCGGCCGCGAGCGCGCGGGTCGACGGCATCACCGTGTCGGCCCGGAGCAGGCCCTGCCGGATCCGGTCCCGGATCCCACCGGTCAGCTGTTGGTGCAACGGCACCGGGTCGGCGCGGCGGAGCTCGACCAGCAGCTCACCGGCGGTGGCGGAATTGGTCCTGGATCGGCTCACAGAACTGGACCTTAGCGACGGACCGCTGCGCTGTCAGGGTGATGACATCGATTTGAAAGCGGCAGCTGGTTCGCTGCGGTAAGCAGGTGAGCGCTGTCCGAGGGGCGAGGGAGAGACCGATGGAGCTGTTGCACCCAGGGGACGCCGGCTACGACCAGGCGCGGATCGTGTGGAACGCGATGATCGACCGGCGACCGGCCGTGATCGCTCGGTGTCACGGCACCGCCGACGTGGCCGCGGCGGTCCGGTACGCCCGGTCCGAGGGGCTCGAGATCGGCGTGAAATGCGGCGGCCACAGCATCACCGGCCACGCGGTCCCCGACGGCGGGCTGATGATCGACCTGTCCCCGATGAGCGCCGTCAGCGTCGACCCCGACGCGAAGCTCGCCCGGATCCAGGGCGGCGCCCTGCTCGGCGAGCTCGACCGCGCCACCCAGAAGTACGGGCTCGCCACCACCGCCGGCAACGTGTCGCACACCGGCGTCGGCGGGCTCACGCTCGGCGGCGGGATGGGTTGGCTGGCCCGGATGCACGGGCTCGCCTGCGACAACGTCGCGCGGTACGAGGTGGTGACCGCGGACGGCGAGGTGGTCACCGCGAGCGCGACCGAGAACGCGGACCTGTTCTGGGGACTGCGCGGGGGCGGCGGGAACTTCGGCATCGTCACCGAGTTCGAGTTCCGGCTGCACGACATCGGGACCCGGACGCTGCTGGCCGAGTTCGGTTTCGGCGTCGACGAGGGCTTCGACGTACTCCGGGCCTGGCGCGACCTGAACGCGACGGCCTCCCGCCGGGCCACGTTCAAGGCGTACCTGGCCCACCAGGAACTCGTCCTCGGTTTCGTCTGGATCGGCGATCCCGCCGAGGCGGCCGGCCTGGTCGAGGCGTTCCGCGGGCTCGGCACGGTCGTTGCCGAGAGCATCGAGGAGATGTCGTACCTGGCCCTGCAGACCCGGGAGGACAGCCTGCAGGGACACCGGTACCGCCGGTACTGGAAGGGGCACTACTTCTCGGACCTGTCCGACGACGCGATTCGCGCGTTGCTCGACGTCGTCCCCGGGACCGCCGCGTCCCTGCAGGCCTACGGCGGCGCCATCGCCGACGTGCCCGAGGACGACGCCGCGTTCAGCCACCGGGACACGCAGTACGAGTTCGTCAGCTCACTGCGCTGGGACGACGCCGCCGAGGACGCCGACCGGATGGCCGCGGTCCGCGAGTACGCCGGCCGGCAGGAGCCGTACACGGTCGGGCAGTACGTCAACACCCTCAACAACGAGGGCGTGGGCCGCGCCTACTCGCCGGGCAAGCTGGCCCGGCTCACGGCGTTGAAGGCCAAGTACGACCCGGCCAACGTCTTCCACCTGAACCAGAACATCCGGCCGGCCTGAGCCGGGAAGCGGTCAGGCGCGTTCGAGGACGACGATCCGGATCGGCCGGTCGGTCCGGGTCGTGTAGGTGTCGTAGTCGGGCCAGACCTCGGTCATCAGCGGCCAGATCCGGGCCTGCTCCTCGTCGGTCGCGGTCCGCGCGTGGGCGGCGAACCGGTCCGCCTTGACCTGCACCTTCACGGCGGGGTCGGCCTGCAGGTTGAGGTACCACGCCGGGTCCGCCTTGGCCCCGCCGTTCGACGCGACGATCGCGTACCCGCCGTCGACCTCGCGGAAGATCAGCGCGTGCTTGCGCTCCTCGCCGGACTTCCGGCCCACCGTGGTGAGCACCAGGATGTGGGCCCCGTGGTCGCCCCAGTCGTACCCGACCTCGCCGTCGGTCTCCTCGTAGCGCTGGACGTGTTCCGCACCGTACACAGTCGATCTCCTCTCGTCATGCTGGACGCTGAACGTAACCCCGATACCCGCTTCCGCATTCCGTCCTCAGCGCCGGGTCGGGACCGGGATCCGGGCCAGGTCGGTGGCGACCACGATCTCGCCGTCGAACTCGGCCGCCGCCTCGGCGTGGAAGAGGGCCAGGTCGGTGTACCGCTGGGAGAAGTGGGTGAGGACCAGTTTGCGGACGCCGCACTCCTGCGCGACCCGGGCGGCCTGGCGGGCGGTGAGGTGGCCGAACGTCCGGGCCAGGGTCGCCTCGGTGGACAGGTACGTGGACTCGATCACGAGCAGGTCCGCGCCGTCGGCGAGGTGGAACACGTTCTCGCAGAGCCGGGTGTCCATCACGAACGCGAACCGCTGGCCGGGCCGCGGTTCGCTGACGTCCTCGACGGTGACGGTCCGCCCGTCGATCGTCAGGGACCCGGCGCGCTGCAGTTCGCCGATCGCGGGACCCTCGACGCCGTACCGCGCGAGCCGGTCCGGCAGCATCCGGCGACCGTCGGGCTCGATCAGCTGGTACCCGAAGGCCTCCACCGGATGCTCCAGCCGACGCGCCCACAGCTGACCGAACGGGCCGACCGAGAGCAACCCGTCCTCCTCCACCGGCTCCTCCCGGAGCTCGGCCCGCTCGTAGAAGGACGCGGCGTACCGGAGTCGCTCGAAGTACGCCTGGCCGGACGCCGGATAGTGCGCGTGCACCGGATGCGGGACGTCGTCGAGGGACAGCCGCTGGACGACCCCCGGTACGCCGAGGCTGTGGTCGCCGTGGAAGTGGGTCACGCACAACCGCGTGATCGCGCCGGCCGCGACCCCGGCGTACAGCATCTGCCGTTGGGTGCCCTCGCCCGGATCGAACAGGAAGCCGTCGCCGTCCCAGCGCAGGAAGTACCCGTTCTGGTTGCGGTCCCGGGTCGCCACCTGGCTCCCGGTACCGAGCACGACCAGTTCACGCACGGGCCCAGCCTAGCGAAGGCGCCTTCCGTCAGGGCTGTGGTTGCTTTGGGCAATCAGCTCAGCGCGGCCACCAGGGTGCTCGACGAGATGTTGCCGCCGCACGACACCACGGCCACGCGCTTGCCCGCCAGCTCCGCCCTGCGGACACGGGTGGCGGCGAACGCCATCGCCGCGGATCCCTCGATCAGCTGGTGCTCGGTGTCGATCACCGTCCGCAGCGCGGCGCGGATCTCGTCCTCGGGCACCAGGACCCAGTCGTCGACCAGGTCCCGGCACAGCTCGAAGGTGACGCTGCCCGGCTCGACGCTACCGGCCGTCCCGTCGGAGAGCGTGTCGTGGCCCTCGACCTGGACGATCTGCCCGGCCGCGACCGAAGCCGCCATCGCCGCGTCCTGGGCCGGCGACGCGCCGTACACCGTGAGCTCGGGGAAGTGCTGCTTCAGCACGGCCGCGACCCCGCTGACCAGGCCACCACCGCCGACCGCGACGACCACCGCATCCAGCGATTCGCCTGCCAGCTGGTCGATGATCTCCACCCCGGCCGTGCCCTGCCCGGCGATGATGTCGGGGTCGTTGTACGGCGAGACGTAGGTGAGGTCGTGCTCGGCGGCGTACGCGCGCGCCTTCGGTTCGAGGATGCCCGAATCGGTGCCCTCGGCCCGCAGTTCCAGGCCGAACCGGCGCAACGCGGCCACCTTCGACGGCGACGCGTTCTCCGGCAGGTACACGATGCCGTGACCGCCGAGCGAAGCGAGCGCGTTGCCGACCCCGAGCGCGTGGTTGCCGGTCGAGGCGGTGACCACGCCGCGCTGCCGCTGCTCGTCGGTCAGCGTGAGGATCTTCGCCATCGAGCCGCGCGCCTTGAACGAACCGGTGCGCTGCTGGTGCTCGCACTTCACCAGGACCTCGGCCCCGAGCTCCTCGCTGAACGCGGCGAACCGGCTCAGCGGCGTCACCGGCAGGTGCTCGCGCAACCGCGGCGCGACGGCGTGCGCCCGCTCGGCCACGGTCTGCGCGGTGAGCGGTCGCGAGTGGTCGTACTCGGTCATGCTTCTCCTCTCCACTTCCCCCAGCATGCGGTACACCCCGGACGGCGAACGCAGACGGTAGGTTGTAGCTCCCCGGCGGAGGGACGATCCGTGCCAGCGGCCATCGGGAGTCACCCGACCGAGGCGGAGTCCGCGGAGGAGGTACGTCGTGGTCGGTGACGCGCTGTGGACCGGGTACCGGTACCGCGAGGTGGACGCGGACGGGTGGTCCACGTTCTGGCGGCTCGACCCCCGCGGGCAGGACTTCGGTCTGCACGACTGGCGCGGGTACGCCGATCGCCCGGGGCACCGGCTGTGGTCCCGCGCGGCGACGCCGGCCGGAGTCCGCGCGATCTGGCGGACGACGGCGCGCTCGGTCAGCCTGGAACTGCGGGCCGCGCTGGACATCTACACCAAGATCGCGCCGGTCGACTTCCTGGTCGGTGGGGAACTCCACCGCCGGTGCGAGGTCGGGACCGGCGACCAGGTGATCACGGTCGAGTTGCCCGGGGACGAGGCCGAGCTGGAGATCTGGCTCCCGCACGCCGGCGCGATCGCGGTCCGCGCGGTCCGCTTCGACGGCGAGGCGGTACCGCAGCCGCCGACCGGGCCGCGCTGGATCACCTACGGCAGCTCGATCACCCAGTGCGCCGGCTCCGACGGCCCGTCCGAAACCTGGCCGGCCTTGGTCGCTCGGCGGCACGGCTGGGACCTGGTCGCGCTGGGTCTTGCGGGCGAGTGCCACCTGGACCCGATCGCGGCCACCACTCTCCGCGACACCCCGGCCCGGCTGATCTCGCTCTGTCTGGGCATCAACATCTACGGCGGCGCGACCTTCAGCGGCCGTACCCTCCCCGGCCAGGTCGAGTCCTTCCTCGCCACGGTCCGCGAAGGCCACCCGCATACGCCGCTGGTGGTGATCACCCCGCTGACGGCACCCGAGCTCGAAGGCAAACCCAACGCGGTAGGCCTCACCCTCGACGACATCCGGGCCGCCGTCGAAAGAGGAGCCCGCCACCTGGCCGACCCCAACCTCCACCTCATCGACGGCCGCACCATCCTCACCCCGGAAGAAGCCGGCACCCACTACGAGGACAACGTCCACCCCAACCCCACCGGCTACCACCTGATAGCCGACCGCCTGGCCCCTCTGCTGACACTCCCCCTCTGAAAAACAACAACCCCTCGACTCCTGCGGGGAGGGCCGAGGGGCTGTTGGTTGGATTGACTACTCGCGGTTGAGGCTGGTGCCGAGGGCTTGCCAGTCGAGGACCGGGGCGGCCAGGTCGCGGATGGTGGCGAGGAGGCCCAGACGGGCTGCTCGGACCTCTTCGTCTTCGGCCATCACCAGGATCTCTTCGAAGAACGTGGTGACCGGGTCCACGAGGACCGAGGCGGCCGCGACGAAGTCCGCCAGGGAGCTCGGGGCCTCGCCGACCTTCTCGACCGCCTGGTGCAGCGCTTGCTCGGCCGGCTCGGTCAGCTTCGACGGGTCGTACTTGGCCTCGACGTCGGCCGGGACGATCCGGCGGACGCGCTGCAGCACCGCGACCAGGTCCGCGAAGCCTTCCGTCGCGACCTGGCGCTGCAGCTCGGCCAGGGTCTCGTCCGCGATCGCCGGCGCCATCGCCAGCGGCAGGACGGCCGCGACCTGCAGGTGGTCGTGGTCGCCGTCGACCAGCTGCTGCTCGTAGCGCCGGACCGCGAAGTCCGCCACCTCGCCGAGGGCCTTCTCCGGCACCTCGATGCCCTGAGCAACGATCTGCTCGGCGGCCGCCGCCAGCCCGACCGGCAGCGTGATCGCGCGCAGCTCCGGCTGGTCCCGCAGGATCGCGACCACACCGGCAGCCGCGCGGCGCAGACCGAACGGGTCCGAGCTACCGGTCGGGGTCGCCCCGATCGCGAACAGCCCGGCCAGCAGGTCGAACCGGTCGGCCAGTGCCAGCAACGCGCCCGGTACCGTCGACGGCGTCGGGTCACCCGCGGACCGCGGCAGCTCCATGTCGTACAGCGCCTGCGCGACCGCCTCGGTCTCGCCGG encodes the following:
- a CDS encoding FAD-binding oxidoreductase, with translation MELLHPGDAGYDQARIVWNAMIDRRPAVIARCHGTADVAAAVRYARSEGLEIGVKCGGHSITGHAVPDGGLMIDLSPMSAVSVDPDAKLARIQGGALLGELDRATQKYGLATTAGNVSHTGVGGLTLGGGMGWLARMHGLACDNVARYEVVTADGEVVTASATENADLFWGLRGGGGNFGIVTEFEFRLHDIGTRTLLAEFGFGVDEGFDVLRAWRDLNATASRRATFKAYLAHQELVLGFVWIGDPAEAAGLVEAFRGLGTVVAESIEEMSYLALQTREDSLQGHRYRRYWKGHYFSDLSDDAIRALLDVVPGTAASLQAYGGAIADVPEDDAAFSHRDTQYEFVSSLRWDDAAEDADRMAAVREYAGRQEPYTVGQYVNTLNNEGVGRAYSPGKLARLTALKAKYDPANVFHLNQNIRPA
- a CDS encoding nitroreductase family deazaflavin-dependent oxidoreductase; the encoded protein is MYGAEHVQRYEETDGEVGYDWGDHGAHILVLTTVGRKSGEERKHALIFREVDGGYAIVASNGGAKADPAWYLNLQADPAVKVQVKADRFAAHARTATDEEQARIWPLMTEVWPDYDTYTTRTDRPIRIVVLERA
- a CDS encoding ribonuclease Z; the protein is MRELVVLGTGSQVATRDRNQNGYFLRWDGDGFLFDPGEGTQRQMLYAGVAAGAITRLCVTHFHGDHSLGVPGVVQRLSLDDVPHPVHAHYPASGQAYFERLRYAASFYERAELREEPVEEDGLLSVGPFGQLWARRLEHPVEAFGYQLIEPDGRRMLPDRLARYGVEGPAIGELQRAGSLTIDGRTVTVEDVSEPRPGQRFAFVMDTRLCENVFHLADGADLLVIESTYLSTEATLARTFGHLTARQAARVAQECGVRKLVLTHFSQRYTDLALFHAEAAAEFDGEIVVATDLARIPVPTRR
- a CDS encoding threonine/serine dehydratase — translated: MTEYDHSRPLTAQTVAERAHAVAPRLREHLPVTPLSRFAAFSEELGAEVLVKCEHQQRTGSFKARGSMAKILTLTDEQRQRGVVTASTGNHALGVGNALASLGGHGIVYLPENASPSKVAALRRFGLELRAEGTDSGILEPKARAYAAEHDLTYVSPYNDPDIIAGQGTAGVEIIDQLAGESLDAVVVAVGGGGLVSGVAAVLKQHFPELTVYGASPAQDAAMAASVAAGQIVQVEGHDTLSDGTAGSVEPGSVTFELCRDLVDDWVLVPEDEIRAALRTVIDTEHQLIEGSAAMAFAATRVRRAELAGKRVAVVSCGGNISSSTLVAALS
- a CDS encoding GDSL-type esterase/lipase family protein, which encodes MVGDALWTGYRYREVDADGWSTFWRLDPRGQDFGLHDWRGYADRPGHRLWSRAATPAGVRAIWRTTARSVSLELRAALDIYTKIAPVDFLVGGELHRRCEVGTGDQVITVELPGDEAELEIWLPHAGAIAVRAVRFDGEAVPQPPTGPRWITYGSSITQCAGSDGPSETWPALVARRHGWDLVALGLAGECHLDPIAATTLRDTPARLISLCLGINIYGGATFSGRTLPGQVESFLATVREGHPHTPLVVITPLTAPELEGKPNAVGLTLDDIRAAVERGARHLADPNLHLIDGRTILTPEEAGTHYEDNVHPNPTGYHLIADRLAPLLTLPL